In Streptomyces paludis, the genomic stretch GACGCTCGTCAGCGCACGGCGGATCCAGGCGTCGGTGGCGGCGTGGGTGGTGACGGGCAGGATCAGGGCGACGGCGAGCGCGGCGCCCAGCGCGCCCGCGGCGGTCTCCTCGAACCGGAGCAGAAGGAGCCCCGGGCGCAGCACACCGAGCAGGCCGTAGAGGAGGCCCGCCATGACCGTCACGAAGAACATCATCCAGGAGTAGGAGACCGGGGCCGTGTAGAAGATCCCGAAGACGCAGCAGGCGATCAGGGCGGCGGCGGGGGTGAGCGCCCCGTCGAGCGGGACGGCGACGAGCAGTCCGGCGGCGATGCCCGCGACGGTGCCGACCATCCGGCGGAAGCCGCGGACGAGCGTCTCGCCGCGCGAGGCGGTGTTGACGAAGATCCACCAGGCGGTGCCGACGGCCCAGTACCAGCGGTCCTCGGACAGCAGCTGCCCGGCGGCCAGCGCGAAGGCGCAGGCGGCGGTGGTCTGGACGGCCTGGCGGGTGGTCGGGCGGGACAGGCCGCGGCCGGTGAGCGGCGCGGGTACGGCGGCGGGCGGCAGCCGGCGCTCGAAGCACCAGCAGCCGAAGCGGACGGCCGAGGACACGGCCAGGGCGAGCGTCATCGCACCGTACAGCTCGGGCAGTTGGCCCGGTACGGCGTGCAGGAACTGCGCCATGAAGAAGGCCATGAACGCGAAGATCCCCAGGGCGTGGCCGCGCGGTCCCCAGCGGCGGGCGTACACCCCGGCGCAGACGACGGCGAGGAACACGGTGTCGCGGGCGCCCGGGTGGCCGTGCAGGGCGGTGGCGAGCGCCAGTACGGGGAAGCCGACGGCGGGCAGCAGGGCGGTGGTCAGGGCCTGGCCCCGGACGGTGGCGTCGGTGACGGTGAAGAGCGCGAGCAGCGCGGCGAGGCCGCCGGCGATCACGGCGGTGAGCGCGTGCCCGGCGAGGCCGGAGGCGGCCGTGGCCGCTCCGATCCCGACGACGGCCCGGGCGGCGGCGCGCAGTCTGCGGCGTTCCGGGTCCGGGGCCACGAACATCCTGGTCAGCATGGTTCCCGCCTTCTGGGCGTGCCTTCCGTGCTTTCCGGATCCGGCACGGAAAAGGCGCCGCGGAGGTCCGCGGCGCCATCGACGCGCCCATCACAGCATCCGCCGGGGCCGTGGCTCAAGTGGATCCCCGAACGCTGTGCCATTGGTCCAGTGGGGCTCATGCGCCGCCCGCCGGGCCAGGCCAACGGATCAGTCGAGGAGGCGGCCGGGCGCGGCCTGCCGCCAGGAGTCCTCGACGATGTCGCGCAGCTCGTCCAGGTCCTCCAGCGCCGCGATCCGTACCCGTACCCACGACGAGGACGCCTCGTGCGGCGGCACCCAGAACTTCTCGGGCTCCGCCGCGATCAGCTCCTCCCTCTCGTGGCGGGGGCAGCGCACCGCGAACGACGTCCCGTCGTCGGGCACGGTGACGAACATCTTCCCGGCGACCCGGAACGTGGGCATGCTCCACGCCTCCTTCTCCAGCGTCTCCGGCAGGCTCAGTGCGGTACGGCGCACATCCTCGGCGTCCATGGCGTTCATGGTCCCCATCATGGTCGGCGCCGGCGGGCTCCGGCAATTGGCCCAGTGCGCGGTCCCGGGCGGGTGCCATCGGTACAGTGGGAGCCGTACGGGGTGCGGACAGCGGAAGGTCTTGGCGGACGATGGCGGTGGACGCGCTCGACACCCGGATCCTGCGGCTGCTCATCGAGCGTCCGCGCACCTCCGTGCGGGAGTACGCGCGGCTGCTCGGGGTCGCCAGGGGGACCCTCCAGGCGCGGCTGGACCGGTTGGAGCGCACGGGAGTGATCGCCGGCAGCGGCCCGTATCTCTCGGCCGCCGCGCTGGGGCATCCGGTGCTGGCGTTCGTGCACATCGAGGTGACGCAGGGGCATCTCGACGAGGTCGGGGACGCGCTGGCGGCGGTGCCCGAGATCATCGAGGCGTTCTCGATCACGGGCGCCGGCGATCTGCTGACCCGGGTGGTGGCGCGGGACAACGGCCATCTGGAGGACGTGGTCCAGCGGCTGATCCGGCTGCCCGGGGTGGTCCGTACCCGTACCGAGATGGCGCTGCGCGAGCGGGTGGCGCACCGGATGCTGCCGCTGGTGGAGTCGGTGGGCCGGGACGCGGCCGACCGGACGCGGTAGCCGACCGGACGCGGTAACT encodes the following:
- a CDS encoding FUSC family protein, producing the protein MLTRMFVAPDPERRRLRAAARAVVGIGAATAASGLAGHALTAVIAGGLAALLALFTVTDATVRGQALTTALLPAVGFPVLALATALHGHPGARDTVFLAVVCAGVYARRWGPRGHALGIFAFMAFFMAQFLHAVPGQLPELYGAMTLALAVSSAVRFGCWCFERRLPPAAVPAPLTGRGLSRPTTRQAVQTTAACAFALAAGQLLSEDRWYWAVGTAWWIFVNTASRGETLVRGFRRMVGTVAGIAAGLLVAVPLDGALTPAAALIACCVFGIFYTAPVSYSWMMFFVTVMAGLLYGLLGVLRPGLLLLRFEETAAGALGAALAVALILPVTTHAATDAWIRRALTSVHTCTTTAARRLAGDERADPVAAAAELEVLLGRVRTSVAPLVHPLSPLRARGRRARQVLLLLDDCAREVRGFAAVAAAAGPVGPHDARLAAACRRVEDAVHALVPPAAEPAHRPAGTAGRAPAHHPGAEPALAHLHRLEGALAELSAPLRAAPRTPLAV
- a CDS encoding MmcQ/YjbR family DNA-binding protein yields the protein MNAMDAEDVRRTALSLPETLEKEAWSMPTFRVAGKMFVTVPDDGTSFAVRCPRHEREELIAAEPEKFWVPPHEASSSWVRVRIAALEDLDELRDIVEDSWRQAAPGRLLD
- a CDS encoding Lrp/AsnC family transcriptional regulator, with translation MAVDALDTRILRLLIERPRTSVREYARLLGVARGTLQARLDRLERTGVIAGSGPYLSAAALGHPVLAFVHIEVTQGHLDEVGDALAAVPEIIEAFSITGAGDLLTRVVARDNGHLEDVVQRLIRLPGVVRTRTEMALRERVAHRMLPLVESVGRDAADRTR